The following coding sequences are from one Gemmatimonadota bacterium window:
- a CDS encoding DUF167 domain-containing protein: MNPITATAHGVRLVIHVQPRASKTEVVGRHGDAIKLRISAPPVDRAANAAVVRFLADALRIPSRQVHLIHGDTSRRKTVEALGISVANATAALGVETTTR; encoded by the coding sequence ATGAACCCGATTACCGCGACGGCTCACGGGGTTCGGCTGGTCATCCATGTCCAGCCTCGCGCCTCCAAAACCGAGGTGGTTGGACGGCACGGAGACGCCATCAAGCTCCGGATCTCGGCCCCACCCGTCGATCGGGCAGCCAATGCCGCAGTGGTCCGGTTCTTAGCCGACGCGCTCCGGATCCCGAGCCGGCAAGTCCATTTAATACATGGAGATACGAGCCGACGGAAGACCGTCGAGGCCCTCGGAATCTCGGTGGCCAATGCCACGGCCGCGCTCGGAGTTGAGACAACAACTCGCTAA
- a CDS encoding YggT family protein, whose protein sequence is MTFTAVAAMTDLVARSVALGIVALSGVVWLTHWGVRQRRIGPFTPWSKTVRHLSDPVLRPLEKQLVWRGANPQDASLWLLGLSVLVGLVLVSLVRWILGFVLGAIALSQAPPRVWAGVAVSSAFGLVMMAIFVRYLISWFGVPPTVRWLRPLVWLTDWILVPIRRVLPPFGIIDASPIAAYFALHLLRGLVMSVLFRA, encoded by the coding sequence GTGACCTTCACCGCGGTGGCCGCCATGACCGACCTGGTAGCGCGGTCGGTGGCGTTGGGTATCGTCGCCCTGTCGGGGGTGGTCTGGCTGACCCACTGGGGGGTCCGGCAGCGGCGAATCGGCCCGTTCACGCCCTGGTCAAAAACCGTTCGCCACCTCTCGGACCCCGTGCTTCGTCCGCTGGAGAAGCAATTGGTCTGGCGGGGGGCCAACCCGCAGGACGCCAGCCTCTGGCTCCTGGGCCTGTCGGTCCTGGTCGGCTTGGTCTTGGTGTCCTTGGTTCGCTGGATCCTCGGCTTCGTGCTCGGGGCCATCGCGCTGAGCCAAGCTCCTCCCCGGGTCTGGGCAGGGGTCGCGGTGAGCTCGGCGTTCGGCCTGGTCATGATGGCCATCTTCGTCCGGTATCTCATCAGTTGGTTCGGGGTGCCGCCCACGGTCCGGTGGCTCCGCCCGCTGGTCTGGCTCACCGACTGGATCCTCGTGCCGATCCGCCGGGTCCTGCCCCCGTTCGGCATCATCGACGCCAGTCCGATCGCGGCCTACTTTGCCCTCCACCTGCTCCGAGGGTTAGTTATGTCGGTCCTCTTCCGGGCATGA
- the pruA gene encoding L-glutamate gamma-semialdehyde dehydrogenase, producing MASIPNTPAPINEPILTYAPGTPERVAIKAALKEMSGEVVDIPCIVGGKEIRTGKTHSVVSPHRHGHVLANVHEADARTMNQAVQAAERGYREWSNSKFEDRAAVFLRAAELLAGPWRQVLNGSTMLGQSKTIYQAEIDAACELIDFWRFNVGFADQMYTQQPKSSPGAWNRMEYRPLEGFIYAISPFNFTAIGGNLAGTPALMGNTVVWKPAGTAALSSYYTMKLFEAAGMPPGVINFLPGNAALITERMLSDRKLAGVNFTGSTGVFQSIWKRVGERIADYATYPRLVGETGGKDFVLAHPSADPEALAVALVRGAFEYQGQKCSAASRAYVPASLWPEVRDRMVAMMAEIKIGDVADFKNFMGAVIDAKAFGRLKGYLDQAKKDRSVTLVSGGGADDSKGYFIEPTLLQVKDPAYRTMCEELFGPILTAYVYKDKDWKQTVKLVDSTSPYALTGSIFARDRDIIDQVKTTLRHAAGNFYINDKPTGAVVGQQPFGGARASGTNDKAGSYLNLVRWVSPRSIKETLVPVTDYRYPFMA from the coding sequence ATGGCCTCGATTCCGAATACCCCTGCTCCGATCAATGAGCCGATTCTCACCTACGCCCCGGGCACGCCAGAACGGGTCGCCATCAAGGCCGCGCTCAAGGAAATGAGCGGCGAGGTCGTCGACATTCCCTGTATCGTCGGCGGCAAAGAGATCCGAACCGGCAAGACTCATTCGGTGGTCTCGCCCCACCGGCACGGTCATGTCCTGGCCAACGTCCACGAGGCCGATGCCCGGACCATGAACCAGGCCGTCCAGGCCGCCGAGCGGGGCTACCGGGAATGGTCGAACTCGAAATTCGAGGACCGGGCGGCGGTGTTCCTCCGGGCGGCTGAGTTGCTGGCCGGTCCGTGGCGCCAGGTGCTCAACGGTTCCACCATGCTCGGGCAAAGCAAGACGATCTATCAGGCTGAAATCGACGCCGCCTGCGAGTTGATCGATTTTTGGCGCTTCAACGTAGGCTTTGCCGACCAGATGTACACCCAGCAGCCGAAGTCCTCGCCGGGGGCGTGGAACCGGATGGAGTACCGGCCGCTCGAGGGGTTCATCTACGCCATTTCACCGTTCAACTTCACTGCCATCGGCGGCAACTTGGCCGGCACCCCCGCCCTGATGGGCAACACGGTGGTCTGGAAGCCGGCCGGCACCGCGGCGCTCAGCAGCTACTACACGATGAAGCTCTTCGAAGCGGCCGGAATGCCGCCCGGCGTCATCAACTTCCTGCCCGGCAACGCGGCCCTGATTACCGAACGGATGTTATCCGACCGGAAGCTGGCCGGGGTCAATTTTACCGGCTCGACCGGGGTGTTCCAGTCGATCTGGAAGCGGGTCGGCGAGCGGATTGCCGACTACGCCACCTACCCTCGGCTGGTTGGCGAAACCGGCGGCAAGGATTTCGTGCTGGCCCATCCGAGCGCCGATCCGGAGGCGCTGGCGGTGGCGCTGGTTCGGGGGGCCTTCGAGTATCAGGGGCAGAAGTGCAGTGCGGCGTCGCGGGCCTATGTGCCGGCCAGTCTCTGGCCCGAAGTCCGGGACCGGATGGTGGCCATGATGGCCGAGATCAAGATCGGCGACGTGGCCGATTTCAAGAACTTTATGGGCGCGGTGATCGACGCGAAGGCGTTCGGCAGGCTCAAGGGATACCTGGATCAGGCCAAGAAGGACCGGAGTGTGACCTTGGTGTCCGGCGGCGGCGCCGACGACAGCAAGGGCTACTTCATCGAGCCGACGCTTCTCCAGGTCAAAGACCCGGCCTACCGGACGATGTGCGAGGAGCTCTTTGGCCCGATCTTGACCGCCTACGTATACAAAGACAAAGACTGGAAACAGACCGTGAAGTTGGTGGATAGCACCAGTCCGTACGCCCTGACCGGATCGATCTTTGCCCGGGATCGCGACATCATCGACCAGGTGAAGACCACGCTCCGGCACGCAGCCGGTAACTTCTATATCAACGACAAGCCGACCGGTGCGGTAGTGGGCCAGCAGCCGTTCGGCGGCGCCCGGGCCAGCGGCACCAACGACAAGGCCGGGTCGTACCTCAACTTGGTCCGGTGGGTGTCGCCGCGGTCGATCAAGGAAACCCTGGTCCCGGTAACCGACTACCGGTACCCCTTCATGGCCTAG
- a CDS encoding nitrilase: MTWVRAAVVQDGSVAFDPLATLDRVAARMAEAAREQAQVVVFPEAMIGGYPKGVDFGARVGLRSDEGREEFERYWNGAIEVPGPVTDRLGEMAGEFGAYLVIGVIERSGGTLYCTALYFSSEGALLGRHRKVMPTAMERIIWGYGDGSTLAVFDTPLGKLGAVICWENYMPLLRTAMYAQGIELYCAPTVDDREVWGATMRHIAREGRCFVLSACQHARRRDYPADYAPIQGNDPETALIRGGSLIVDPLGTVLAGPVYDQSCVLVADLDMGLIARGKYDFDPVGHYARPDLFNLTVNTSPQLPVRFTGS, translated from the coding sequence ATGACCTGGGTTCGGGCGGCGGTAGTGCAGGACGGATCGGTGGCCTTCGACCCCTTGGCCACCCTCGACCGGGTGGCGGCCCGGATGGCGGAGGCCGCGCGCGAGCAGGCGCAGGTGGTGGTCTTTCCGGAAGCGATGATCGGCGGCTATCCGAAGGGCGTGGACTTCGGCGCCCGAGTCGGCTTGCGGAGTGACGAGGGCCGGGAGGAATTCGAGCGGTATTGGAACGGCGCGATCGAGGTGCCCGGCCCGGTTACCGACCGGCTTGGCGAAATGGCCGGCGAGTTCGGCGCCTATCTGGTCATCGGGGTGATCGAACGGAGCGGGGGCACGCTCTACTGCACGGCGCTCTATTTCTCGTCGGAAGGCGCGCTGTTGGGCCGGCATCGGAAAGTGATGCCGACCGCCATGGAGCGGATCATCTGGGGTTACGGCGACGGCTCCACGCTCGCCGTGTTTGATACGCCGTTAGGCAAACTTGGCGCGGTGATTTGTTGGGAGAACTACATGCCGTTGCTTCGGACCGCCATGTACGCGCAAGGTATTGAGCTGTACTGTGCCCCGACCGTGGACGACCGGGAAGTCTGGGGGGCCACTATGCGGCACATTGCGCGGGAGGGCCGGTGCTTCGTGTTGTCGGCCTGCCAGCACGCCCGGCGCCGTGACTACCCGGCCGACTACGCGCCGATCCAAGGCAATGATCCGGAGACCGCGCTGATTCGAGGGGGGAGTCTGATCGTCGATCCCTTGGGGACCGTGCTGGCGGGGCCGGTCTATGATCAGTCCTGCGTACTCGTCGCCGACCTCGACATGGGGCTGATTGCGCGCGGGAAGTATGATTTCGATCCGGTGGGGCACTACGCCCGGCCCGACCTTTTCAACTTGACCGTCAATACGTCCCCGCAGCTGCCGGTGCGGTTCACGGGTTCGTAG
- a CDS encoding tetratricopeptide repeat protein, which produces MSEVFRSSDEFDEQAHQLYNQGRYDEALDVLKDGLSIYPSSVELYVGAGYAYLAREEYAWSREAFTQALLLEPDHEDALAGSGETLLRIGDQAAALQSFDRVLGLGFQEDHDLMLQIGKALFRQGLLAHAHRFFELAANAEPECEEAAACMGYVSHRVGRDGSAVFWLRRALAIDPTFAEPRVYLANMLYDRGETAAALIHFERTEPEEHFDELGLFRTIELKKMFFRLADDDETLEPWYQRVAELTVEPDPIDELLAEIEAIQNNGSVRDPTQLELFGTMQTELQQMLRKSGHRPEVHQVGTLAGQMVRGTWDEILTQIKASDRLAAAQSVPEFMAGQAERGKQETGVVIPTTDAEAFIRGSAEAGVLRIVH; this is translated from the coding sequence ATGTCGGAAGTATTCCGGAGCTCCGACGAGTTCGATGAGCAAGCCCACCAGCTCTACAATCAAGGCCGCTACGACGAAGCGCTCGACGTGTTGAAGGACGGGCTCTCGATCTATCCGTCGTCGGTCGAATTGTACGTCGGGGCCGGGTACGCCTATCTGGCCCGTGAAGAATACGCCTGGTCCCGCGAAGCGTTTACCCAGGCCCTCTTGCTCGAACCCGACCATGAAGACGCCTTGGCCGGATCGGGCGAAACCCTGCTCCGGATCGGCGACCAGGCGGCCGCCCTCCAATCGTTCGACCGGGTGTTGGGCCTCGGGTTCCAAGAAGATCACGACCTCATGCTCCAGATTGGGAAGGCCCTGTTCCGCCAAGGCCTCCTGGCCCACGCCCATCGGTTCTTCGAACTGGCCGCCAACGCCGAGCCCGAGTGCGAAGAGGCCGCGGCCTGCATGGGCTACGTGTCGCACCGAGTGGGCCGGGACGGCTCGGCGGTGTTCTGGCTCCGCCGGGCGCTGGCCATCGACCCCACCTTTGCCGAACCCCGGGTGTACCTGGCCAACATGCTCTACGACCGGGGTGAAACGGCCGCGGCGCTGATCCACTTCGAGCGGACTGAACCGGAAGAGCACTTCGACGAACTCGGCCTGTTCCGGACCATCGAACTCAAGAAGATGTTCTTCCGCCTGGCCGACGACGACGAAACCCTCGAGCCTTGGTACCAGCGGGTGGCCGAGCTGACGGTCGAGCCCGACCCGATCGACGAACTGCTGGCCGAAATCGAGGCCATCCAGAACAACGGATCGGTCCGCGACCCCACCCAGCTCGAACTGTTCGGCACCATGCAGACCGAATTGCAGCAGATGCTCCGGAAATCGGGGCATCGGCCCGAGGTCCACCAGGTCGGCACGCTGGCCGGCCAGATGGTGCGGGGCACCTGGGACGAGATCTTGACCCAGATCAAGGCATCGGACCGGCTCGCCGCGGCCCAGTCGGTGCCCGAATTCATGGCGGGTCAAGCCGAGCGAGGCAAACAGGAAACCGGCGTAGTCATCCCCACCACCGACGCCGAGGCGTTCATCCGAGGCTCTGCCGAAGCGGGAGTGCTCCGGATCGTTCACTGA
- a CDS encoding insulinase family protein: MPPAERRVPSAERRDWSSGVVRSVLPNGLTVLIHPDPTAPAVSVVIHVRAGFFDEPDRWQGISHVLEHMFFKGTPTRGVGQIASETKALGGYLNAYTSYDATTYYVVLPEAGFRQALEIQADALRNAAIDAGELKRELQVIIEEAKRKFDSSSARAHEVLHEVLFDHHRIRRWRIGVEGQLAGFTREDVAGYYASRYLPGRVIVSVAGAVEVGPALQAVEDLFGDWAAGPAAVDLSPEEPWRSDNRVRTLRGDVKQADLVVGWRAVPYGHPDAPALDLAASVLSAGRGGWLYRHLRQPGIVTSAGAYHYTPTEVGVFSISADLEPGRIDETLTVVGGLMARLGTTGPSDQDLSRVKTLIAAQWARRFESVDGRATTVAAAEALGGVAGLDEEYRRMMAVTAAEVRDAVRCYLRPDAVSAVVYLPDGSGPDLTVEGLRRSFEGPARSADPPSNAPTLPVSSRVRAVGVTRTAGVAHLAFPGADLLVKAKPSVPLVTLGWYRRRSEPEAPGVAGVGALAVRAAARGAGPFDLAALADAFEVLGGTLGTSVAADWHGFGASVLAANRDQALQAIREVVMAPRFDPAEVAREQETMIREAVQAADDMFRRPVDLALGAAFGARGYGLPAKGTPDTLAALTLDDVRRWHGRELDQSRPLIVAVGDLDPDEALDRLGGILADLPAVPSGPASASVPWTRAEARRAEDRHKSQTALAMVFQGPSRSDPDRYAAEVLAAVASGLGGRLFYALRDQRSLAYTVMLSSWQRRSAGAIVTYIATSPEREAEARDAMLSELARFRNELVRPDELTRAVNYLAGQATVQRQTAGAQASEIVDTWLLGTGLAELDDPAAEYRRVSAEDLQRVAERYLVADGRAEGLVRGR, encoded by the coding sequence ATGCCACCCGCCGAGCGCCGAGTGCCGAGTGCCGAGCGCCGAGATTGGTCCTCCGGGGTCGTTCGGTCGGTCCTGCCGAACGGCCTGACCGTTCTCATCCATCCTGATCCGACCGCTCCGGCTGTCAGCGTCGTGATCCACGTCCGGGCCGGTTTCTTCGACGAGCCGGACCGGTGGCAGGGGATCAGTCATGTGCTCGAGCACATGTTCTTCAAGGGCACCCCGACCCGGGGCGTCGGCCAGATTGCCTCGGAAACCAAGGCGCTCGGCGGCTACCTCAACGCCTACACCAGCTACGACGCCACGACCTATTACGTGGTCCTTCCCGAGGCCGGCTTCCGCCAGGCGCTCGAAATCCAGGCCGACGCCCTTCGGAATGCCGCCATCGATGCCGGTGAGCTGAAGCGCGAGCTCCAGGTCATCATCGAGGAGGCCAAACGAAAATTCGATAGCTCCTCGGCCCGGGCCCATGAGGTGCTACACGAAGTGCTGTTCGACCACCACCGGATCCGGCGCTGGCGGATCGGGGTCGAAGGTCAGTTGGCCGGCTTTACCCGCGAGGATGTGGCCGGGTACTACGCATCCCGCTATCTGCCGGGGCGGGTCATCGTGTCGGTGGCCGGCGCCGTCGAGGTCGGGCCGGCTCTCCAGGCGGTCGAGGACCTGTTTGGCGATTGGGCGGCCGGGCCCGCGGCGGTCGATCTCTCGCCGGAGGAGCCCTGGCGCTCCGACAACCGGGTCCGGACCCTTCGCGGCGATGTGAAGCAAGCGGATCTGGTCGTGGGGTGGCGCGCGGTTCCCTACGGGCACCCGGACGCTCCGGCGCTCGACCTAGCCGCGTCGGTGTTGTCCGCGGGCCGGGGCGGCTGGCTGTATCGTCACCTCCGCCAGCCCGGGATCGTGACATCGGCCGGCGCGTACCACTACACGCCGACCGAGGTCGGGGTGTTCTCGATTTCCGCCGACCTCGAGCCGGGCCGGATCGATGAGACCCTGACGGTGGTCGGGGGCTTGATGGCCCGCCTCGGGACGACCGGTCCATCAGACCAAGACTTGAGCCGGGTCAAGACCCTGATCGCCGCCCAATGGGCCCGGCGGTTCGAGTCGGTTGATGGCCGGGCCACGACGGTGGCGGCCGCGGAAGCGTTAGGCGGCGTGGCCGGTCTCGACGAAGAATACCGCCGGATGATGGCCGTCACCGCCGCCGAGGTCCGGGACGCGGTGCGCTGCTATCTCCGCCCCGATGCGGTCTCCGCCGTGGTGTATCTGCCCGATGGAAGCGGCCCGGACCTCACCGTGGAGGGCCTTCGGCGGAGTTTCGAGGGGCCGGCCCGGTCGGCCGATCCGCCCTCGAATGCCCCGACGCTCCCGGTGTCTTCACGGGTTCGCGCGGTCGGCGTGACTCGGACGGCCGGGGTGGCTCATCTGGCGTTCCCGGGCGCCGATCTGTTGGTCAAGGCCAAACCCAGCGTCCCCTTGGTGACCCTGGGATGGTATCGGCGCCGGAGCGAGCCGGAGGCACCGGGGGTGGCCGGCGTCGGGGCCTTGGCGGTGCGGGCGGCGGCGCGGGGGGCCGGTCCGTTCGATCTGGCCGCCCTGGCGGACGCCTTCGAGGTCCTCGGCGGCACGTTAGGCACCAGTGTCGCCGCCGATTGGCACGGGTTCGGCGCGTCGGTCCTGGCCGCCAATCGGGATCAGGCGCTTCAGGCGATCCGGGAGGTGGTGATGGCCCCCCGGTTCGATCCCGCCGAGGTTGCCCGCGAGCAGGAGACCATGATCCGGGAGGCGGTCCAGGCCGCCGACGACATGTTTCGCCGGCCGGTCGATCTGGCTCTCGGCGCCGCGTTCGGGGCCCGCGGCTATGGTCTCCCTGCGAAGGGCACGCCCGACACCCTGGCCGCACTCACGCTCGACGACGTCCGGCGGTGGCACGGTCGGGAACTCGATCAGTCGCGGCCGTTGATCGTGGCCGTGGGCGATCTCGATCCCGATGAGGCACTCGACCGGCTCGGTGGGATTCTGGCCGACCTGCCGGCGGTGCCATCCGGCCCGGCGTCGGCCTCCGTGCCCTGGACTCGGGCCGAAGCGCGGAGGGCCGAGGACCGGCACAAGTCGCAGACGGCCCTGGCGATGGTTTTTCAAGGCCCCTCCCGTTCCGACCCCGACCGGTATGCCGCCGAGGTTCTCGCCGCGGTGGCCAGCGGCCTGGGCGGGCGGCTGTTCTATGCGCTCCGGGATCAGCGGTCCTTGGCCTACACCGTCATGCTGTCGAGTTGGCAGCGGCGGTCGGCCGGGGCCATCGTCACCTACATCGCCACCTCGCCGGAACGGGAAGCCGAGGCCCGGGACGCCATGCTCTCTGAACTGGCCCGGTTTCGGAACGAACTGGTCCGGCCGGACGAACTCACCCGGGCGGTCAACTACTTGGCCGGCCAGGCCACGGTTCAACGCCAAACCGCGGGGGCCCAGGCCTCCGAGATCGTCGACACCTGGCTGCTGGGCACTGGATTGGCGGAACTGGACGATCCGGCCGCCGAATACCGTCGGGTCAGCGCCGAGGACCTCCAGCGGGTGGCGGAACGGTATCTGGTGGCCGATGGGCGGGCCGAAGGGTTGGTGAGGGGTCGGTGA
- a CDS encoding CDP-alcohol phosphatidyltransferase family protein — protein MAAGHWIGGTGRSGRRIPSGQRRGPPAGGGTVSGGRWAGRRVGEGSVSESPEAPGGRAGLATHWTAADLLTAVRIPLAIAFVLVPHTGWRLAFLWMAGISDFIDGFVARKWGSSRLGSVLDPVADKVFVAAAFGVVLVAGALTWWEVVAVLARDLAATAAFLATVAFRRPSAIQARVAGKIVTIGQLLVLWAFLLESTLLRPIAWATGAVAVYAIIDYVFVARQEHRTL, from the coding sequence CTGGCTGCTGGGCACTGGATTGGCGGAACTGGACGATCCGGCCGCCGAATACCGTCGGGTCAGCGCCGAGGACCTCCAGCGGGTGGCGGAACGGTATCTGGTGGCCGATGGGCGGGCCGAAGGGTTGGTGAGGGGTCGGTGAGCGAGTCACCCGAAGCGCCGGGTGGCCGGGCCGGCCTCGCGACTCATTGGACCGCGGCGGACCTCTTGACCGCGGTCAGGATTCCGCTCGCCATTGCCTTTGTGTTGGTGCCCCACACCGGATGGCGTTTGGCGTTTCTCTGGATGGCCGGCATCAGCGACTTCATCGATGGGTTCGTGGCCCGGAAGTGGGGCAGTTCGCGACTTGGCTCCGTGCTCGATCCAGTGGCGGACAAGGTCTTTGTGGCGGCGGCGTTTGGGGTGGTGCTCGTGGCCGGTGCGTTAACCTGGTGGGAGGTGGTCGCGGTTTTGGCCCGGGATCTGGCCGCCACCGCGGCGTTCTTGGCTACGGTGGCATTCCGGCGTCCTTCGGCCATCCAGGCCCGGGTGGCGGGCAAGATCGTCACCATCGGTCAGCTCTTGGTGCTCTGGGCGTTCCTGCTCGAGTCAACCTTGCTCCGCCCGATTGCGTGGGCCACCGGCGCGGTCGCGGTGTATGCGATTATCGATTATGTCTTTGTGGCTCGTCAGGAGCATCGAACCTTGTGA
- a CDS encoding OsmC family peroxiredoxin gives MRLSIMSLWLVRSIEPCEAWETGMSDVKTVAVEWQGGMRFRGGAPGGPAMTIDADGKEAPGPMLALLMAGAACGGADVVSILEKMHVKLRKYTTEVSGVRAPDHPKRYTAIAYRIVLAGDGLDEDKARRAIDLSLAKYCSVLLSLNPDIPITYELVLEP, from the coding sequence ATGCGATTATCGATTATGTCTTTGTGGCTCGTCAGGAGCATCGAACCTTGTGAAGCGTGGGAGACCGGTATGAGTGACGTCAAGACAGTGGCGGTGGAGTGGCAGGGCGGGATGCGGTTTCGGGGCGGAGCGCCCGGGGGCCCGGCCATGACCATCGACGCTGATGGCAAGGAAGCGCCCGGTCCGATGTTGGCCCTGCTGATGGCCGGAGCTGCTTGCGGCGGAGCGGACGTGGTCAGCATTCTCGAGAAGATGCACGTCAAACTCCGGAAATACACGACGGAGGTGAGCGGGGTGCGGGCGCCCGACCACCCCAAGCGGTACACGGCGATTGCCTACCGGATCGTGCTGGCCGGCGACGGACTTGATGAGGATAAAGCTCGACGAGCCATCGACTTATCGCTGGCCAAGTACTGCTCGGTCTTACTGTCGTTGAACCCCGACATTCCGATTACCTACGAGCTCGTCCTCGAACCGTGA
- a CDS encoding DsbA family protein, with protein MASTAKLKKNAPPPASTRSYLLIGAAAVTGAVVLGYLVMKPKDVRIPANVTVLAADTAGFRGYVLGSDSAKIEVTEYADFQCPACGTFDVLQFDVVKRQLIETGLVRYRYRDFPLPMHPHARVASHAAACANDQGKFWEMKAQIYNRQAEWSPLRSAAGFFGDLAAAVGVNRGPYDECMQSAKYAGRIEASLQEGTKLGVPSTPTFLIGGQLYPGALSSDSLAAKVRRLAATPAQ; from the coding sequence ATGGCGTCGACCGCCAAACTGAAGAAGAACGCCCCGCCGCCGGCCTCGACCCGGTCCTATCTCCTGATCGGTGCCGCGGCGGTTACCGGGGCAGTGGTGCTCGGCTATCTGGTGATGAAGCCGAAGGACGTCCGCATTCCGGCCAACGTGACGGTGCTGGCGGCCGATACCGCGGGCTTTCGGGGCTACGTGTTGGGTTCTGATTCGGCCAAGATCGAGGTCACCGAGTACGCCGATTTTCAGTGCCCGGCCTGCGGCACCTTCGACGTGCTCCAGTTCGACGTCGTCAAGCGGCAACTGATCGAAACCGGGTTGGTCCGCTACCGCTACCGGGATTTCCCGCTTCCGATGCACCCGCACGCCCGGGTCGCGTCGCATGCGGCGGCCTGCGCCAACGATCAGGGCAAGTTCTGGGAGATGAAAGCGCAGATCTACAACCGGCAGGCGGAGTGGTCGCCGCTTCGGTCGGCCGCGGGATTCTTCGGCGACTTGGCCGCGGCGGTCGGGGTCAACCGGGGGCCGTACGACGAGTGCATGCAGTCGGCCAAGTACGCTGGGCGGATCGAGGCGAGTCTTCAGGAGGGCACCAAGCTTGGGGTGCCATCGACGCCGACCTTCTTGATCGGCGGGCAACTCTATCCCGGCGCGTTGTCGTCGGATAGTCTCGCGGCCAAGGTCCGGCGGCTGGCGGCGACCCCCGCGCAATGA
- a CDS encoding vitamin K epoxide reductase family protein, with protein MTNRLALAILAVAGLFISLYLWLYKLGKIGTMACGTGGCETVQLSVQSRFLGVEVALIGVLGYAVLLGLALLVLHPKYAGASWPLTWLIVLAGGAVFFTAYLKYLEFFVIHAICRWCVGSAVVIATMFGLTVVEWRRARAEKA; from the coding sequence ATGACCAACCGGTTGGCCCTCGCCATCCTGGCGGTGGCGGGGCTTTTCATTTCGCTCTACCTCTGGCTCTACAAGCTCGGGAAGATCGGCACTATGGCCTGTGGCACCGGCGGGTGCGAGACCGTACAACTCTCGGTCCAGAGCCGGTTCCTCGGCGTCGAGGTCGCGCTGATCGGGGTGCTCGGCTACGCGGTGCTCCTCGGTCTGGCCCTGCTGGTGCTCCACCCGAAGTATGCCGGCGCGAGTTGGCCGCTCACTTGGCTGATAGTGCTGGCCGGGGGCGCGGTGTTCTTCACGGCCTACCTCAAGTATCTCGAGTTCTTCGTCATTCACGCTATTTGCCGGTGGTGCGTCGGATCGGCGGTGGTCATCGCGACGATGTTCGGGCTGACCGTGGTCGAGTGGCGCCGGGCCCGGGCCGAGAAGGCATGA